A stretch of Neisseria subflava DNA encodes these proteins:
- a CDS encoding 1-acylglycerol-3-phosphate O-acyltransferase, translating into MSKQKAPFFKRLGRLCRLAAWLFRTGRDLRAIDGNNAEERNHAVVVLGKGALDALDIELEIGVPPQGNVSGTLVVANHVSWLDIFAMSAVYPSSFIAKKEISDWPVLGKMGKNAGTVFINRNSRRDVEPINQAICAALKAGQNVSFFPEARTSSGLGILPFKAALFQSAIDAKAPIQAVTLRYYDDEGQRTDLPSYAEVNLFQSLWRIVSMKKIRIRLDFLPQYKPTDMPDKDRYALKDVAETAIGEIVASDSPVQPLPKK; encoded by the coding sequence ATGTCTAAACAAAAAGCTCCTTTTTTTAAACGACTGGGCAGACTTTGCCGTTTGGCAGCTTGGTTATTCAGAACCGGCCGGGATTTGCGTGCCATCGATGGCAACAATGCAGAGGAACGCAATCACGCTGTGGTTGTTTTGGGAAAAGGTGCGTTGGATGCTTTGGATATCGAATTGGAAATCGGTGTGCCGCCTCAAGGAAATGTGAGCGGTACTTTGGTCGTTGCCAACCATGTGTCTTGGTTGGATATTTTTGCCATGAGCGCCGTTTATCCGAGCAGTTTTATTGCAAAAAAGGAAATCAGCGATTGGCCGGTTTTGGGTAAAATGGGTAAAAATGCCGGTACGGTGTTTATTAACCGCAATTCCCGCCGTGATGTCGAGCCGATTAATCAGGCGATTTGTGCGGCATTGAAAGCAGGGCAGAATGTAAGTTTTTTCCCCGAGGCACGCACTTCTTCCGGCTTGGGTATTTTGCCGTTTAAAGCTGCTCTGTTCCAATCGGCTATTGATGCGAAAGCACCGATTCAGGCGGTAACCTTACGCTATTATGATGACGAAGGACAACGGACGGATCTGCCATCCTATGCGGAGGTAAATCTGTTTCAGTCTTTATGGCGCATTGTTTCTATGAAGAAAATCCGTATCCGTTTGGATTTCTTGCCACAGTACAAACCGACAGATATGCCTGATAAAGACCGCTATGCTTTGAAGGATGTTGCGGAAACAGCCATCGGCGAAATTGTGGCTTCGGATTCTCCCGTTCAGCCCTTACCTAAAAAATAA
- a CDS encoding dihydrolipoyl dehydrogenase translates to MKKIQADVVVLGGGTAGMGAFRNARLHTDNVYLIENNVFGTTCARVGCMPSKLLIAAAEARHHALHTDPFGVHLDKDSVTVNGEEVMHRVKSERDRFVGFVVSDVEEWPADKRIMGTAKFVDEHTVQIDDHTQITAKSFVIATGSRPVIFPQWEVLGDRLIVNDDVFSWDTLPKSVAVFGPGVIGLELGQALHRLGVKVEIFGVAGAIGGISDPVVAEEAKTVFGEELTLHLDAKTEVKLDAEGNVEVHWEQDGEKGVFHAEYALAAAGRRPNVDNIGLENLNIEKDARGVPVADPLTMQTSIPHIFIAGDASNQLPLLHEASDQGKIAGHNAAIFPNIEGGLRRSVIGVVFTSPQIATIGLKYAQVAAKYQPDEFVIGEVSFRNQGRSRVMLVNKGHMRLYAEKATGRFIGAEVVGPAAEHLAHLMAWAHQMKMTIPQMLDMPFYHPVIEEGLRTALRDADAKLKQA, encoded by the coding sequence ATGAAAAAGATTCAAGCAGATGTAGTAGTACTGGGTGGCGGTACAGCCGGTATGGGCGCATTTCGCAATGCCCGACTTCATACAGACAATGTTTACCTGATTGAAAACAATGTATTCGGAACAACTTGTGCGCGTGTCGGCTGTATGCCGTCCAAATTGCTGATTGCGGCTGCGGAAGCGCGCCATCATGCTCTGCATACCGATCCGTTTGGCGTGCATTTGGATAAAGACAGCGTAACGGTAAACGGCGAAGAAGTCATGCACCGCGTGAAGTCCGAACGCGACCGTTTTGTCGGTTTTGTAGTCAGCGATGTAGAAGAGTGGCCTGCCGACAAGCGTATTATGGGTACAGCAAAATTTGTTGACGAACACACCGTCCAAATCGATGACCATACTCAAATCACTGCAAAAAGTTTTGTGATTGCCACCGGTTCGCGTCCTGTGATTTTCCCTCAGTGGGAAGTTTTAGGCGATCGCTTGATTGTGAACGATGATGTTTTCTCTTGGGATACCCTGCCTAAGAGTGTGGCCGTATTCGGCCCTGGCGTAATCGGCTTAGAGTTGGGTCAGGCTTTGCACCGTTTGGGCGTAAAAGTTGAAATTTTTGGCGTGGCCGGTGCGATTGGCGGTATTTCCGATCCTGTTGTCGCAGAAGAAGCCAAAACCGTTTTTGGTGAAGAGTTGACTTTGCATTTGGATGCCAAAACCGAGGTTAAACTTGACGCAGAAGGCAATGTTGAAGTTCACTGGGAACAAGATGGCGAAAAAGGTGTGTTCCATGCCGAATATGCTTTGGCTGCCGCCGGTCGTCGTCCGAACGTGGACAATATCGGTTTGGAAAACCTGAATATCGAAAAAGATGCGCGTGGCGTGCCTGTTGCCGATCCGCTGACCATGCAAACCAGCATTCCGCACATCTTCATCGCGGGCGATGCGTCCAATCAATTGCCTCTGCTGCATGAAGCTTCTGACCAAGGCAAAATTGCCGGTCACAATGCCGCTATTTTCCCGAATATTGAGGGTGGTTTGCGCCGTAGCGTAATCGGCGTGGTATTCACCAGTCCGCAAATTGCCACTATCGGCTTGAAATACGCGCAAGTTGCGGCGAAATATCAACCTGATGAGTTTGTAATCGGCGAAGTTTCCTTCCGAAACCAAGGCCGTAGCCGCGTTATGTTGGTCAACAAAGGCCATATGCGTTTGTATGCTGAAAAAGCAACCGGCCGTTTCATTGGTGCGGAAGTTGTCGGCCCTGCTGCCGAACATTTGGCACACTTGATGGCTTGGGCGCATCAAATGAAGATGACGATTCCGCAAATGCTGGATATGCCGTTTTACCATCCGGTTATCGAGGAAGGTCTGCGTACTGCATTGCGTGATGCCGATGCAAAATTGAAACAGGCTTGA
- a CDS encoding class I SAM-dependent methyltransferase, which yields METFFMQTPMGQYLAQKEADFFRRHLQYLNGQVAVQLGGIWQRPSENMIVVPRDVRMDAEILAFETHSLDVLLMPHLLEISSADLVLQEAFRILKPEGRLILTGFNPKSLWGLSSWFDGKRLPMKSQCLALAELKRRIADIGFEMEYGQFMDYLPAVNSPSALKFWRFMEKAGDRWWPQCAAVYGVVLTKHLIGVHPLPELESAFDGNTVALSTARLAE from the coding sequence ATGGAAACTTTTTTTATGCAAACGCCAATGGGACAATATCTTGCTCAAAAAGAGGCGGATTTTTTCAGACGGCATTTGCAATATTTGAATGGTCAAGTGGCGGTTCAATTAGGCGGTATATGGCAGAGGCCGTCTGAAAATATGATTGTGGTGCCGCGCGATGTGCGGATGGATGCTGAAATATTGGCATTTGAAACGCATTCCTTGGATGTGTTATTGATGCCCCATCTTTTGGAAATTTCATCTGCGGATTTGGTGTTGCAAGAAGCATTTAGGATATTAAAACCTGAGGGCAGGTTGATTTTGACGGGGTTTAACCCTAAATCTTTGTGGGGATTGAGCTCGTGGTTTGACGGCAAAAGATTGCCTATGAAATCTCAATGCTTGGCACTGGCTGAGTTGAAACGAAGAATTGCGGATATTGGTTTTGAAATGGAATATGGGCAATTTATGGATTATCTGCCAGCGGTAAATTCGCCATCTGCTTTGAAGTTCTGGCGGTTTATGGAAAAGGCCGGGGATAGGTGGTGGCCTCAGTGTGCAGCGGTGTATGGTGTAGTTTTGACGAAACATCTGATTGGTGTTCATCCTTTGCCTGAATTGGAATCTGCATTCGATGGCAATACGGTTGCTTTAAGTACAGCACGTTTGGCCGAATAG
- the mutM gene encoding bifunctional DNA-formamidopyrimidine glycosylase/DNA-(apurinic or apyrimidinic site) lyase — protein MPELPEVETTLRGIAPHIDSKKIEKVIIRQFKLRWPIHPDLAQILAGRKVLACNRRAKYLIITFETGILLIHLGMSGSLRIFIADDERITTPDKHDHLDFVFDDGTVLRYHDPRKFGAVLWYEGIAEHHPLLEKLGPEPLSGDFDANYLYQKLKTQKRAVKLALMDNAVVVGVGNIYANESLFKAGISPLRPANKLTKKECALLVETVKAVLQRAIKTGGSTLRDFVNSDGKSGYFQQEYTVYGRHNEPCVQCGGLIFKETLGQRGTFYCPNCQK, from the coding sequence ATGCCTGAATTACCTGAAGTGGAAACGACTTTACGCGGAATCGCGCCACATATTGATAGCAAGAAGATAGAAAAAGTCATTATTCGCCAGTTTAAATTGAGATGGCCTATTCATCCAGACTTGGCGCAAATTTTGGCCGGGCGCAAGGTTTTGGCATGTAACCGTCGTGCGAAGTATTTGATTATTACTTTTGAAACGGGTATTTTACTTATTCATTTGGGTATGTCCGGCAGTTTGAGGATTTTTATCGCCGATGATGAGCGTATCACCACGCCGGATAAACATGATCATTTAGATTTTGTATTTGATGACGGTACCGTATTGCGTTATCACGATCCGCGTAAATTTGGTGCGGTATTGTGGTATGAGGGTATTGCCGAACATCATCCGCTGTTGGAAAAGTTGGGGCCGGAGCCGCTCTCGGGTGATTTTGATGCAAATTACCTGTATCAGAAATTGAAAACCCAAAAGCGTGCAGTCAAATTAGCGCTGATGGATAATGCGGTGGTGGTTGGCGTCGGCAATATTTATGCGAATGAAAGCCTGTTTAAGGCAGGTATTTCGCCATTGCGCCCGGCAAATAAGCTGACTAAGAAAGAATGCGCATTATTGGTGGAAACCGTTAAAGCGGTTCTGCAAAGGGCGATTAAAACCGGCGGCAGTACGCTGCGAGACTTCGTTAATAGCGATGGAAAAAGCGGCTACTTTCAGCAGGAATATACGGTCTATGGCCGCCACAATGAGCCTTGTGTCCAATGTGGCGGGTTGATTTTTAAAGAAACTTTGGGGCAGCGTGGAACATTTTATTGTCCAAATTGCCAGAAATAG
- a CDS encoding redoxin family protein codes for MALQDRTGQKVPSVVFRTRVGDTWKDVSTDDLFKGKKVVVFSLPGAFTPTCSSSHLPRYNELFGAFKENGVDAIYCVSVNDTFVMNAWAAEEEADNIYMIPDGNGEFTEGMGMLVGKEDLGFGKRSWRYSMLVNDGVIEKMFIEPEEPGDPFKVSDADTMLKFIAPEWKAQESVAIFTKPGCQFCAKAKKALQDKGLSYEEIVLGKDATVTSVRAITGKMTAPQVFIGGKYIGGSEDLEAYLAKN; via the coding sequence ATGGCTTTGCAAGATCGTACCGGTCAAAAAGTACCTTCCGTAGTATTCCGCACTCGCGTTGGCGACACTTGGAAAGATGTTTCTACTGATGATTTGTTCAAAGGCAAAAAAGTAGTCGTGTTCTCTCTGCCTGGCGCATTTACTCCAACTTGCTCTTCTTCTCACCTGCCACGCTACAACGAATTGTTTGGTGCGTTCAAAGAAAACGGTGTTGACGCAATCTACTGCGTATCTGTAAACGACACTTTCGTAATGAACGCTTGGGCTGCTGAAGAAGAAGCCGACAACATCTATATGATCCCTGATGGCAACGGTGAATTCACTGAAGGCATGGGCATGTTGGTTGGCAAAGAAGACTTGGGCTTCGGCAAACGCTCTTGGCGTTACTCCATGCTGGTTAACGACGGCGTGATTGAAAAAATGTTTATCGAACCTGAAGAACCAGGCGATCCTTTCAAAGTGTCTGACGCTGACACTATGTTGAAATTTATCGCTCCTGAGTGGAAAGCTCAAGAGTCTGTTGCCATCTTCACCAAACCTGGCTGCCAATTCTGTGCTAAAGCTAAAAAAGCTCTGCAAGACAAAGGCTTGTCTTACGAAGAAATCGTATTGGGCAAAGATGCAACTGTTACTTCCGTACGCGCTATTACCGGCAAGATGACTGCTCCTCAAGTATTCATCGGCGGCAAATACATCGGCGGCAGCGAAGACTTGGAAGCTTACTTGGCTAAAAACTAA